In Dromaius novaehollandiae isolate bDroNov1 chromosome 3, bDroNov1.hap1, whole genome shotgun sequence, the following are encoded in one genomic region:
- the TPBG gene encoding trophoblast glycoprotein yields MGATMAGAGAPAERPRGALCLGLLLLVLLRCGSAQPPGPCPAPCECSEAAETVKCANGNLTEVPPDLPPSVRRLSLSGTRLGRLPAGALAAPRLAQLRALDLSRSHLLAVEAGALAALPGLRQLDLSGNPLASLSPRAFGEAGSPLEELALRGALRGHGVLRSLAALLQAGALRNLSRLELADNGLLLLPAGMFASLPGLRYLDLSNNSLVDLRNVSFRGLRRLQSLDLSDNSLSVLRNGTLAQFRSLPALRRIGLGRNAWVCDCAIEDLVSWLKESDQVEGKEALKCSYPEKMLGKALLKINSSDLNCSVPLDLPSQLQTSYVFLGIVLALIGAIFLLVLYLNRKGIKKWMHNIRDACRDHMEGYHYRYEINADPRLTNLSSNSDV; encoded by the coding sequence atGGGCGCGACGATGGCGGGCGCGGGCGCCCCGGCggagcggccccgcggggcgctgtgcctggggctgctgctgctcgtCCTGCTGCGCTGCGGCTCGGCGCAGccgcccggcccctgcccggccccgtgCGAGTGCTCTGAGGCGGCCGAGACGGTGAAGTGCGCGAACGGGAACCTGACGGAGGTGCCGCCCGACCTGCCGCCCTCCGTGCGCCGCCTCTCCCTCAGCGGCACCCGCCTGGGTCGCCTGCCGGCCGGCGCCCTCGCCGCACCGCGCCTTGCCCAGCTGCGCGCCCTCGACCTCAGCCGCAGCCACCTGCTGGCCGTGGAGGCCGGCGCCCTCGCCGCCCTGCCGGGCCTGCGGCAGCTGGACCTCAGCGGCAACCCGCTGGCGTCGCTCAGCCCGCGGGCCTTCGGCGAGGCCGGCAGCCCGCTGGAGGAGCTGGCCCTGCGCGGCGCCCTGCGCGGCCACGGCGTCCTCCGCAGCCTCGCGGCGCTGCTGCAGGCCGGGGCGCTGCGCAACCTGAGCCGCCTGGAGCTGGCCGACaacgggctgctgctgctgcccgccggcATGTTCGCCTCCCTGCCTGGCCTGCGGTACTTGGACCTCAGCAACAACTCCCTAGTGGACCTGCGAAACGTGTCCTTCCGGGGCCTGCGCCGGCTGCAGAGCCTCGACCTCAGCGACAACTCGCTGAGCGTCCTGAGGAACGGCACCCTGGCCCAGTTTCGCAGCCTGCCCGCCCTCCGGAGGATCGGCCTCGGCCGCAATGCCTGGGTCTGCGACTGCGCCATCGAGGACTTGGTGAGCTGGCTCAAGGAGAGCGACCAGGTGGAGGGCAAAGAAGCCTTGAAGTGCTCCTACCCCGAGAAGATGCTGGGCAAAGCCTTGCTGAAGATCAACAGCTCGGACCTGAACTGCTCAGTGCCCTTAGACCTGCCCTCCCAGCTACAGACTTCATACGTCTTCTTAGGGATAGTCTTGGCTCTCATCGGGGCCATTTTTCTCCTGGTTTTGTATTTGAACCGAAAAGGAATCAAAAAGTGGATGCACAACATCAGAGATGCGTGCAGAGATCACATGGAGGGATATCACTACAGATACGAGATCAACGCAGACCCCAGGTTAACAAACCTCAGCTCCAATTCAGATGTCTGA